Proteins encoded in a region of the Oncorhynchus gorbuscha isolate QuinsamMale2020 ecotype Even-year linkage group LG16, OgorEven_v1.0, whole genome shotgun sequence genome:
- the LOC123999983 gene encoding AN1-type zinc finger protein 2B-like isoform X3, giving the protein MEFPDLGEHCSENSCKHLDFLPLRCDACEEIFCKDHITYANHKCMSSYKKDIQVPVCPLCNTPIPIKRGEMPDIKVGEHIDRDCQSDPAQNKRKIFTNKCSKGGCKQKEMIRVTCDQCHINYCLKHRHPLDHDCKPEDKPVSKSG; this is encoded by the exons ATGGAGTTTCCAGATCTAGGAGAGCATTGCTCTGAAAACTCCTGCAAGcatctgg ATTTCCTACCATTGAGATGTGATGCCTGTGAAGAGATTTTTTGTAAAGACCACATAACCTATGCAAATCACAAATGCATGTCATCCTACAAGAAG GATATCCAGGTCCCCGTGTGTCCTCTGTGCAACACCCCGATCCCCATCAAGAGAGGGGAAATGCCAGACATCAAGGTTGGGGAGCACATCGATCGCGATTGCCAGTCGGACCCTGCTCAGAACAAGAGAAAG ATATTTACAAACAAATGCTCGAAAGGAGGCTGCAAGCAGAAAGAAATGATCCGAGTGACATGTGACCAGTGCCACATTAATTATTGTCTTAAACACCGACATCCACTAGACCATGACTGTAAGCCTGAAGACAAACCA